The bacterium genome window below encodes:
- a CDS encoding DNA-directed RNA polymerase subunit beta', with the protein LLAVKGSTIVQEYLVNQIQEVYRLQGVSINDKHMEVIVRKMLRRVQIDDIGDTRFLPGELVDRHAYRDENRAVIEEGGRPATAHPVLQGITKASLSTVSFLSASSFQDTTRVLAEAAVSGKRDFLRGLKENVLVGRLIPAGTGLHSENVYETAAEVKYREPQDEVEKAPGGTALQFEVFDGSSDVPDEEETEVEKVEGEPEIHEEGIGEQD; encoded by the coding sequence CTTCTGGCGGTGAAGGGCTCGACCATCGTGCAGGAGTACCTGGTCAACCAGATTCAGGAGGTTTACCGGCTTCAGGGGGTCTCCATCAACGACAAGCACATGGAGGTCATCGTCCGCAAGATGCTCCGCCGGGTGCAGATAGACGACATCGGCGACACGCGCTTCCTTCCGGGCGAGCTGGTGGACCGCCACGCCTACCGGGACGAGAACCGGGCCGTCATCGAGGAGGGGGGAAGACCGGCCACCGCCCATCCCGTGCTTCAGGGAATCACCAAGGCCAGCCTGTCCACGGTGAGCTTCCTTTCGGCCTCCAGTTTCCAGGACACGACCCGCGTCCTGGCCGAGGCCGCCGTGTCGGGCAAGCGGGACTTCCTCCGCGGCCTGAAGGAGAACGTGCTCGTGGGCCGGCTGATTCCCGCCGGTACCGGCCTGCACTCCGAGAATGTCTATGAAACCGCAGCGGAGGTCAAGTATCGGGAGCCGCAGGATGAGGTGGAGAAGGCGCCCGGAGGAACGGCCCTCCAGTTCGAGGTATTCGACGGGTCATCCGATGTGCCCGACGAGGAGGAGACCGAGGTCGAAAAGGTGGAAGGCGAACCGGAGATTCATGAAGAGGGGATTGGGGAGCAGGATTAA
- the yihA gene encoding ribosome biogenesis GTP-binding protein YihA/YsxC, whose product MAVHRVLRAEFITSAASPSGIPEPGVPEIALLGRSNVGKSSLINILVGRKRLAYPSSTPGKTRLLNFYQVRLRTGRGFTDLCLVDTPGYGYARVLRSEQGRFDELACAILAVSRPSRAGVVQIVDVRHPGLESDVAAREWLEALEVPVIVAATKADKLSRNHLQHALAEHHRALGVMPIPFSAVTGAGREELWSAALEMLRRHGELD is encoded by the coding sequence ATGGCTGTACACCGCGTGCTCCGGGCCGAGTTCATCACGAGCGCGGCCTCACCGAGCGGCATCCCGGAACCGGGGGTGCCGGAAATCGCGCTCCTCGGCCGCTCCAACGTGGGCAAGTCCAGCCTCATCAACATCCTGGTCGGCCGGAAGCGTCTGGCCTACCCCAGCTCCACACCGGGCAAAACCCGGCTTTTGAATTTTTACCAGGTCCGGTTGCGCACGGGACGGGGCTTTACAGATCTGTGTCTGGTGGACACGCCGGGTTATGGTTACGCACGGGTGCTGAGGTCCGAACAGGGGCGCTTCGACGAGCTGGCATGCGCCATTCTGGCCGTCTCCCGACCGTCGCGCGCCGGCGTGGTGCAGATTGTGGACGTCCGGCACCCCGGTCTGGAGAGCGATGTCGCCGCCCGGGAGTGGCTGGAGGCCCTGGAGGTTCCCGTCATCGTGGCGGCTACCAAGGCCGATAAGCTCTCCCGCAACCACCTTCAGCATGCCCTGGCCGAGCACCACCGTGCGCTCGGGGTGATGCCCATCCCCTTCTCGGCGGTCACCGGCGCGGGGCGGGAGGAGCTGTGGTCGGCAGCCCTCGAGATGCTCCGGCGCCACGGGGAACTTGACTGA